One Rhizobiales bacterium GAS188 DNA window includes the following coding sequences:
- a CDS encoding Flavin-dependent oxidoreductase, luciferase family (includes alkanesulfonate monooxygenase SsuD and methylene tetrahydromethanopterin reductase) — translation MHPMHGPNAFKLGVFSINADGGLALTRVPERWPAEWPDIVAVAQMADAAGFEFILPIARWKGFGGEINSREWSYETLTFAAGLAGVTRDIALFSTVHVPMAHPVFVAKALTTVDHASNGRAGLNIVCGWNPEEFAMFGLEMIDNRYAQGLEWFEVMSRIYTADKPFDFDGAFYKLKNVSGRPRPLQQPRPVTLNAAFSPPGRDFAAKAADFLFTTFTEIDKGREHIEDMQARAAAAGRKVGVFTTCHVVCRPSQSEAEDYYHHYAVTMADDASVDHYMGQKEKFSGSHEADAYRLHRKRFAAGAGTYPLIGTPRHIAEEMVRMHQAGFAGTTVSFVNFKTELPYFIAEVLPLLREAGLRVK, via the coding sequence ATGCACCCGATGCACGGACCCAATGCCTTCAAGCTCGGCGTCTTCTCCATCAATGCCGATGGCGGGCTCGCCCTCACCCGCGTTCCCGAACGCTGGCCGGCCGAGTGGCCGGATATCGTCGCGGTGGCGCAGATGGCGGACGCGGCGGGCTTCGAGTTCATCTTGCCGATCGCCCGCTGGAAGGGTTTCGGCGGCGAGATCAACAGCCGCGAATGGTCATACGAGACCTTGACCTTCGCGGCGGGCCTTGCCGGCGTCACGCGCGACATCGCCCTGTTCTCGACCGTGCATGTGCCGATGGCGCATCCGGTCTTCGTCGCCAAGGCGCTGACCACCGTCGACCATGCCTCGAACGGGCGCGCCGGGCTCAATATCGTCTGCGGCTGGAACCCCGAAGAATTCGCGATGTTCGGTCTCGAGATGATCGACAACCGCTATGCGCAGGGACTCGAATGGTTCGAGGTCATGTCGCGCATCTACACCGCCGACAAGCCGTTCGATTTCGACGGCGCCTTCTACAAGCTCAAGAATGTCTCAGGGAGACCGCGGCCCCTGCAGCAGCCGCGCCCCGTCACCTTGAATGCCGCCTTCTCGCCGCCCGGGCGCGATTTCGCCGCCAAGGCTGCCGATTTCCTGTTCACCACCTTCACCGAGATCGATAAGGGCCGCGAGCATATCGAGGACATGCAGGCGCGCGCCGCGGCGGCCGGCCGCAAGGTCGGTGTCTTCACCACCTGCCATGTGGTGTGCCGGCCGAGCCAGAGCGAAGCCGAGGATTATTATCACCACTACGCCGTCACCATGGCGGATGATGCGAGCGTCGATCACTATATGGGCCAGAAGGAGAAATTCTCGGGCTCGCACGAGGCCGATGCCTATCGGCTGCATCGCAAGCGCTTCGCCGCGGGCGCCGGCACCTATCCGCTGATCGGCACGCCGCGCCACATCGCCGAGGAGATGGTGCGCATGCATCAGGCGGGCTTCGCCGGCACGACGGTGTCCTTCGTGAACTTCAAGACCGAGCTTCCCTATTTCATCGCCGAGGTGCTGCCCCTGCTGCGTGAGGCAGGGCTGCGGGTGAAGTGA
- a CDS encoding NADH-FMN oxidoreductase RutF, flavin reductase (DIM6/NTAB) family produces MQHVDAAHLTDEGDPSDNQRAFRRALGQFATGVTIMTACVGDRLAGVTANSFTSVSLDPPLVLWSLESKAQSLPVFREASHFAVNVLAADQVGLSTRFARSLPDKFSSVDWVAGRSGAPLIAGVAAQFECARAAEHEGGDHLILIGKVERFARFEREVLLFAHGRYGLAVDHPVADVGRRTLVETGDPHPLDDFLLPQLFRAYEHLSAAFEQHREAEGLTINQSRILACLAANPGSSIEALSRLSYVGLATTEDAVSVLLAAGFAAMRPPAAIAITSLGRSRLAGIVARARSFEAERLARIPAADLAALRRALAALGKDG; encoded by the coding sequence ATGCAGCACGTCGACGCCGCGCATCTTACGGACGAGGGTGACCCCTCCGACAATCAGCGCGCCTTTCGCCGGGCGCTCGGCCAATTCGCAACCGGCGTCACCATCATGACGGCATGCGTCGGCGACCGGCTCGCGGGCGTCACCGCCAACTCCTTCACCTCCGTCTCGCTCGATCCGCCTCTGGTGCTGTGGTCGCTCGAATCGAAGGCGCAGAGCCTGCCCGTCTTCCGCGAGGCGAGCCATTTCGCCGTCAATGTGCTGGCGGCCGATCAAGTCGGCTTGTCGACCCGCTTCGCCCGCTCGCTCCCCGACAAATTCTCCTCCGTCGACTGGGTCGCGGGCCGCTCGGGCGCGCCCCTGATCGCCGGGGTCGCGGCGCAGTTCGAATGCGCGCGCGCCGCCGAGCATGAGGGCGGCGACCATCTCATCTTGATCGGCAAGGTCGAGCGCTTCGCCCGCTTCGAGCGCGAGGTGCTGCTTTTCGCGCATGGGCGCTACGGCCTTGCCGTCGATCATCCGGTGGCCGATGTGGGGCGGCGCACCCTGGTCGAGACCGGAGACCCGCATCCGCTCGACGACTTCCTGCTCCCGCAGCTGTTTCGCGCCTATGAGCATCTCTCGGCCGCCTTCGAGCAGCATCGGGAGGCCGAGGGGCTGACCATCAATCAAAGCCGCATCCTCGCTTGCCTCGCGGCCAATCCGGGCTCCTCGATCGAGGCTCTGTCGCGCCTGTCCTATGTCGGCCTCGCGACCACCGAGGACGCGGTCTCTGTGCTGCTCGCCGCCGGCTTCGCCGCCATGCGGCCGCCCGCCGCCATCGCCATCACGAGCTTGGGCCGCAGCCGCCTCGCCGGCATCGTGGCGCGGGCCCGCAGCTTCGAGG